The Alosa sapidissima isolate fAloSap1 chromosome 6, fAloSap1.pri, whole genome shotgun sequence genome window below encodes:
- the LOC121712336 gene encoding pleckstrin homology domain-containing family G member 3 isoform X1, whose protein sequence is MGSLGGSKERGWGGLLRPSLDVLALRVLWEERVLRSGLNRRVSRLLDGIRITSSILSRVVDLKPTQACLVESPRLSTASVGSNERSSTATLSDCGEPGSAGQRPVSLVSTLSSGSSGSSRDDSPPCGGAPPDVDLDLCPPELTSAQQQCNNNNAVAAAENTEAGGGGPPLSPFAAKAMAPNPKLTYLDRVVMEIIETERMYVRDLRSIVEDYLAQIIDISDLPIRPEQVCALFGNIEDIYEFNSDLLQSLEMCDNDAVAIARCFVLKREYFEIYTQYCTNYPNSVAALTDCMRNKTLAKFFRERQAALKRSLPLGSYLLKPVQRILKYHLLLQEIAKHFDPQEEGYEVVEEAIYTMTGVAWYINDMKRKHEHAVRLQEVQSLLINWKGPDLTTYGELVLEGTFKVHRAKNERTLFLFDRMLLITKRRGEHYVYKTHISCSTLMLIESAKDSLCFSVTHYKHPKQPHTVQARTVEERKLWAHHIKRLILENHQAIIPQKAKEAILEMDSMYSKYRYSPDRMKKATSYHSEDFPNGRQGRRQSEPTKQILKSTKAILKHADSEGALPASMRAMRPVQPAASISTLGSSIGESEAERPSMEDEEEEEEEEEEEEDSLERLSPSDSEEPASSSSSRATSRKPGGLSRGEALEHEDVFEEGSDPDEIVMEDNQVADFASSMLEAISCWHTRARALLSLGGTTDEEEEGKRENGQTTGQEETQQTTTESSTPEQAPETILQTENSNSHSDVSEKPEQDPPIPPVSPLKSPKSNQIPHNTPKHKSLTGDSKESTPEMVPRQEESSGHSSEEDVGVDEEEDEEEEEDQAAENESSILPPSVLGQASAIAEHFVSSTRRSSSTMDEVRSLGCPSPRIPSRTGSTLSLGGGDNTQELTHWMNNHCSEDPTVSVSHDTGADVTMFSPREDNVFDGSFRRRDSTLSKKDQLLIDKIKGYYENADYLDAGFCIKRRESLTYIPTGLVRSSVTKLNSIPKDDAAERKSSVSSSATAPDLSQTLCTERRERIVSSTSFDALDFGKRRVSEDGSEASLDSFRDRSRCQSLRDVGMPDDEFRPSSEMIKVWQEMEKEVTKTQDEPRGAPRRREAHRLRVASPSMSPGRKALSLRTAPESDSAEPLMILEESDLSTITEESSSPSPVKGRGMVLGHSSSLSNCLRPPPSEGRVLRAPVPRVIQLRAEAEIEVPKGELEQNDGDATQNSKVFHLARKYSQRIKCTKPVVLQRSQETEGTLGKRNLLCVLEERPEKEEGKPNLTLSLDLCGSVNHQDMSSRAQLGSPSPIPTPTSLGSPRVLSPSRTASKSPLSPTPVEGFNWPDVRELRSKYTHLDKVASSLLQPPVARSHSIPEKIQDCRPRRRSSCSIHLVPSEAAASRSFPSQDPEGALGRQHRTGSLDQRLSHLHLNTLQDFQSKPPCSSSSGYYVSGETPLPNDKKLIVVEKVNITLEPVVVGKVYTETVAMASPPPQVAKELQWSRAKEDTDDSYVQIRSPTSREKISIMAVIDRCRAYQESEEYRLREEIAAKAEQQADRSSKGKDGDKLVPSSDKLDEALKTAIDSGRKADMSQQNVVKNLRERFLNLR, encoded by the exons agtCGCCTCGGCTGTCCACGGCTTCGGTCGGCAGCAATGAACGCTCGTCCACGGCAACGCTGTCGGACTGCGGCGAGCCGGGTAGCGCGGGCCAGCGGCCGGTGAGCCTAGTGTCCACACTCTCCTCAGGCTCATCGGGCTCCTCCCGTGACGACAGCCCGCCCTGCGGCGGCGCGCCGCCGGACGTCGACCTCGACCTCTGCCCCCCGGAGCTGACCTCTGCCCAGCAGCagtgcaacaacaacaacgcggTCGCCGCGGCGGAAAATACcgaagcaggaggaggagggccgCCACTCTCACCATTCGCCGCCAAAGCCATGGCGCCCAATCCCAAGCTCACGTACCTGGACCGTGTTGTCATGGAGATCATCGAGACGGAACGCATGTATGTGAGGGACCTGCGGAGCATCGTGGAG GACTATCTGGCCCAGATCATAGACATCAGTGACCTCCCCATACGACCAGAGCAAGTGTGTGCTCTCTTTGGAAACATCGAGGACATCTATGAGTTCAACAG TGACCTGCTTCAGTCTCTGGAGATGTGTGATAACGACGCTGTGGCCATCGCCAGGTGTTTCGTGCTTAAG CGTGAATACTTTGAGATCTACACACAATATTGCACCAACTACCCAAA ctCTGTGGCTGCTCTGACGGACTGCATGAGGAATAAGACTCTGGCCAAGTTCTTCCGTGAGCGGCAGGCGGCTCTGAAGCGCTCACTCCCTCTGGGCTCCTATCTACTCAAGCCCGTCCAGAGGATCCTCAAATACCACCTGCTGCTACAG GAGATCGCCAAGCACTTTGACCCCCAGGAGGAGGGCtatgaggtggtggaggaggccaTCTACACCATGACCGGAGTGGCCTGGTACATCAACGATATGAAGAGGAAGCATGAACACGCCGTCAGACTGCAg GAGGTGCAGTCGCTGCTCATCAACTGGAAGGGCCCTGACCTCACCACCTACGGTGAGCTGGTCCTGGAGGGCACCTTCAAGGTCCACCGCGCCAAGAACGAGCGCACGCTCTTCCTCTTCGACCGCATGCTCCTCATCACCAAGCGCCGCGGCGAACACTACGTCTACAAGACACACATCTCG tgttcTACCCTCATGCTGATTGAGAGTGCCAAGGACTCTCTGTGTTTCAGCGTCACACACTACAAGCATCCCAAGCAGCCTCACACAGTGCag GCCAGGACAGTGGAGGAGCGGAAGCTCTGGGCTCACCACATCAAGCGCCTCATCCTGGAGAACCACCAGGCCATCATACCACAGAAG gcTAAAGAGGCCATCCTGGAAATGGATTCCATGT ATTCCAAGTATCGCTACAGCCCGGACAGGATGAAGAAGGCCACTTCCTACCACTCAGAAGACTTCCCCAATGGCCGTCAAGGCCGACGCCAGTCTG AACCAACCAAGCAGATTCTGAAGAGCACCAAAG CTATTCTGAAG CACGCTGACAGTGAAGGTGCACTACCAGCCAGCATGCGGGCCATGAGGCCCGTGCAGCCTGCGGCAAGCATCAGCACTCTGGGCTCGAGCATAGGCGAGTCTGAGGCTGAGAGGCCTAGcatggaggacgaggaggaggaggaggaagaagaagaagaggaagaggactcCCTGGAGAGGCTGAGCCCCAGCGACTCCGAGGAGCCCGCATCGTCGTCGTCGTCCAGAGCGACCTCGCGCAAGCCTGGCGGTCTCAGCCGGGGCGAGGCGCTGGAACACGAGGACGTTTTTGAGGAGGGAAGTGACCCGGATGAGATAGTGATGGAGGACAACCAGGTAGCAGACTTTGCCAGCTCCATGCTGGAGGCCATTTCCTGTTGGCACACTAGAGCCCGGGCTTTGCTTTCCTTGGGGGGGACTACG gatgaggaggaggagggtaaaAGGGAGAATGGGCAGACAACGGGACAGGAGGAAACCCAGCAGACCACTACGGAGTCGTCCACTCCTGAACAG GCACCTGAAACTATTCTGCAAACTGAGAACTCCAACTCCCATTCAGATGTATCTGAAAAACCAGAGCAAGATCCTCCCATCCCACCAGTGTCGCCCCTCAAAAGTCCTAAGTCCAACCAGATCCCCCATAATACTCCCAAGCATAAAAGCCTCACAGGGGACTCCAAGGAAAGCACACCTGAGATGGTCCCCAGACAGGAAGAGAGCTCTGGACACTCCTCAGAGGAGGACGTAGGggtggatgaagaggaggatgaagaggaggaagaggaccaAGCTGCGGAGAACGAGTCCAGCATTCTGCCACCGTCTGTGCTTGGCCAGGCCAGCGCTATTGCGGAGCACTTTGTCAGCAGCACCcgcaggagcagcagcaccaTGGACGAGGTGCGCTCCCTGGGCTGCCCCTCCCCACGCATCCCAAGCCGGACCGGCAGCACGCTCAGCCTGGGAGGAGGGGACAACACCCAGGAGCTGACCCACTGGATGAACAACCACTGCTCCGAAGACCCCACGGTATCTGTGTCCCATGACACTGGAGCTGACGTGACCATGTTCTCTCCCCGAGAAGACAACGTGTTCGACGGCAGCTTCCGAAGACGGGACTCAACCCTATCCAAGAAAGACCAGCTGCTGATTGATAAGATCAAAGGCTACTATGAGAATGCTGACTACTTAGATGCTGGCTTCTGTATCAAGCGAAGGGAGAGCCTCACCTACATCCCGACTGGCCTCGTGCGCAGCTCTGTCACCAAGCTCAACAGCATTCCCAAGGATGATGCTGCAGAAAGGAAGTCCTCGGTCTCAAGCTCTGCAACTGCTCCAGATCTTTCACAAACCCTTTGCACCGAAAGGAGGGAGCGCATAGTGTCGAGTACGTCTTTCGACGCTCTGGACTTTGGCAAGAGGAGAGTGTCTGAAGATGGGAGCGAGGCGTCTCTGGACTCTTTTAGAGACAGAAGCAGGTGCCAAAGCCTGCGGGATGTAGGCATGCCGGACGATGAGTTCCGACCATCCTCAGAGATGATCAAGGTATGgcaggagatggagaaggaggttaCCAAGACTCAGGACGAACCCAGGGGAGCCCCTAGACGCAGAGAGGCCCACCGCCTCAGGGTAGCCAGCCCCAGCATGTCCCCTGGCAGGAAAGCCCTGTCGTTAAGAACAGCCCCCGAGAGCGACAGCGCAGAACCTTTGATGATCTTGGAGGAGTCTGACCTGAGCACCATTACGGAGGAGTCCAGCTCTCCTTCGCCCGTCAAAGGTCGGGGTATGGTTCTGGGCCACTCTTCGAGCTTGAGCAATTGTCTCCGTCCTCCTCCTTCCGAAGGTAGAGTCCTCAGGGCTCCAGTCCCAAGGGTGATCCAGCTGAGAGCAGAGGCCGAAATAGAGGTCCCAAAAGGGGAGCTGGAGCAGAATGATGGCGATGCAACCCAAAACAGCAAAGTCTTCCACTTGGCACGGAAGTACAGCCAGCGCATCAAGTGCACTAAACCGGTGGTCCTTCAGAGAAGCCAGGAAACAGAAGGGACACTGGGAAAGAGGAACCTTTTATGTGTGCTGGAGGAGAGACCAGAGAAGGAAGAAG GCAAACCCAACCTGACTCTGTCCTTGGACTTGTGTGGCTCAGTGAACCATCAGGacatgtcttccagagcacagcTTGGCTCCCCGAgtcccatccccacccccacctccctggGCAGTCCCAGGGTCCTCTCCCCGAGCCGGACTGCCTCCAAGAGCCCTCTGAGCCCCACGCCAGTGGAGGGCTTCAATTGGCCGGACGTGCGAGAGCTGCGCTCAAAATACACCCACCTAGATAAGGTGGCAAGCTCGCTGCTGCAGCCCCCAGTGGCACGCAGCCACTCCATCCCAGAGAAGATCCAGGATTGCAGGCCGCGAAGGCGCTCCAGCTGCTCCATACACCTGGTTCCCTCGGAAGCTGCAGCATCTAGGTCGTTCCCAAGCCAGGATCCCGAGGGCGCACTGGGAAGGCAGCATCGTACGGGGTCTCTGGATCAGAGGCTTAGCCACCTGCACTTGAACACGCTGCAGGACTTCCAGAGCAAGCCcccatgcagcagcagcagtgggtaCTACGTCTCCGGAGAAACCCCGCTGCCCAACGACAAGAAGCTGATCGTCGTCGAGAAAGTCAACATCACTCTGGAGCCAGTTGTCGTGGGGAAGGTTTATACAGAGACAGTTGCCATGGCCAGTCCACCACCACAGGTTGCAAAAGAACTACAGTGGTCGAGAGCGAAGGAGGACACGGACGATAGTTACGTCCAGATCCGCTCCCCCACTTCCCGAGAGAAGATCTCCATCATGGCGGTTATCGACCGCTGCCGCGCCTATCAGGAGTCCGAGGAGTACAGGCTGAGGGAGGAAATTGCAGCAAAGGCTGAGCAGCAGGCCGACAGGAGCAGCAAAGGAAAGGACGGTGACAAGCTAGTGCCTTCGAGTGACAAACTCGATGAGGCGCTAAAAACCGCCATCGACTCAGGCAGGAAAGCGGACATGAGTCAGCAGAACGTAGTGAAGAACCTCCGAGAGCGGTTTCTCAACCTGAGAtaa
- the LOC121712336 gene encoding pleckstrin homology domain-containing family G member 3 isoform X2, which translates to MGSLGGSKERGWGGLLRPSLDVLALRVLWEERVLRSGLNRRVSRLLESPRLSTASVGSNERSSTATLSDCGEPGSAGQRPVSLVSTLSSGSSGSSRDDSPPCGGAPPDVDLDLCPPELTSAQQQCNNNNAVAAAENTEAGGGGPPLSPFAAKAMAPNPKLTYLDRVVMEIIETERMYVRDLRSIVEDYLAQIIDISDLPIRPEQVCALFGNIEDIYEFNSDLLQSLEMCDNDAVAIARCFVLKREYFEIYTQYCTNYPNSVAALTDCMRNKTLAKFFRERQAALKRSLPLGSYLLKPVQRILKYHLLLQEIAKHFDPQEEGYEVVEEAIYTMTGVAWYINDMKRKHEHAVRLQEVQSLLINWKGPDLTTYGELVLEGTFKVHRAKNERTLFLFDRMLLITKRRGEHYVYKTHISCSTLMLIESAKDSLCFSVTHYKHPKQPHTVQARTVEERKLWAHHIKRLILENHQAIIPQKAKEAILEMDSMYSKYRYSPDRMKKATSYHSEDFPNGRQGRRQSEPTKQILKSTKAILKHADSEGALPASMRAMRPVQPAASISTLGSSIGESEAERPSMEDEEEEEEEEEEEEDSLERLSPSDSEEPASSSSSRATSRKPGGLSRGEALEHEDVFEEGSDPDEIVMEDNQVADFASSMLEAISCWHTRARALLSLGGTTDEEEEGKRENGQTTGQEETQQTTTESSTPEQAPETILQTENSNSHSDVSEKPEQDPPIPPVSPLKSPKSNQIPHNTPKHKSLTGDSKESTPEMVPRQEESSGHSSEEDVGVDEEEDEEEEEDQAAENESSILPPSVLGQASAIAEHFVSSTRRSSSTMDEVRSLGCPSPRIPSRTGSTLSLGGGDNTQELTHWMNNHCSEDPTVSVSHDTGADVTMFSPREDNVFDGSFRRRDSTLSKKDQLLIDKIKGYYENADYLDAGFCIKRRESLTYIPTGLVRSSVTKLNSIPKDDAAERKSSVSSSATAPDLSQTLCTERRERIVSSTSFDALDFGKRRVSEDGSEASLDSFRDRSRCQSLRDVGMPDDEFRPSSEMIKVWQEMEKEVTKTQDEPRGAPRRREAHRLRVASPSMSPGRKALSLRTAPESDSAEPLMILEESDLSTITEESSSPSPVKGRGMVLGHSSSLSNCLRPPPSEGRVLRAPVPRVIQLRAEAEIEVPKGELEQNDGDATQNSKVFHLARKYSQRIKCTKPVVLQRSQETEGTLGKRNLLCVLEERPEKEEGKPNLTLSLDLCGSVNHQDMSSRAQLGSPSPIPTPTSLGSPRVLSPSRTASKSPLSPTPVEGFNWPDVRELRSKYTHLDKVASSLLQPPVARSHSIPEKIQDCRPRRRSSCSIHLVPSEAAASRSFPSQDPEGALGRQHRTGSLDQRLSHLHLNTLQDFQSKPPCSSSSGYYVSGETPLPNDKKLIVVEKVNITLEPVVVGKVYTETVAMASPPPQVAKELQWSRAKEDTDDSYVQIRSPTSREKISIMAVIDRCRAYQESEEYRLREEIAAKAEQQADRSSKGKDGDKLVPSSDKLDEALKTAIDSGRKADMSQQNVVKNLRERFLNLR; encoded by the exons agtCGCCTCGGCTGTCCACGGCTTCGGTCGGCAGCAATGAACGCTCGTCCACGGCAACGCTGTCGGACTGCGGCGAGCCGGGTAGCGCGGGCCAGCGGCCGGTGAGCCTAGTGTCCACACTCTCCTCAGGCTCATCGGGCTCCTCCCGTGACGACAGCCCGCCCTGCGGCGGCGCGCCGCCGGACGTCGACCTCGACCTCTGCCCCCCGGAGCTGACCTCTGCCCAGCAGCagtgcaacaacaacaacgcggTCGCCGCGGCGGAAAATACcgaagcaggaggaggagggccgCCACTCTCACCATTCGCCGCCAAAGCCATGGCGCCCAATCCCAAGCTCACGTACCTGGACCGTGTTGTCATGGAGATCATCGAGACGGAACGCATGTATGTGAGGGACCTGCGGAGCATCGTGGAG GACTATCTGGCCCAGATCATAGACATCAGTGACCTCCCCATACGACCAGAGCAAGTGTGTGCTCTCTTTGGAAACATCGAGGACATCTATGAGTTCAACAG TGACCTGCTTCAGTCTCTGGAGATGTGTGATAACGACGCTGTGGCCATCGCCAGGTGTTTCGTGCTTAAG CGTGAATACTTTGAGATCTACACACAATATTGCACCAACTACCCAAA ctCTGTGGCTGCTCTGACGGACTGCATGAGGAATAAGACTCTGGCCAAGTTCTTCCGTGAGCGGCAGGCGGCTCTGAAGCGCTCACTCCCTCTGGGCTCCTATCTACTCAAGCCCGTCCAGAGGATCCTCAAATACCACCTGCTGCTACAG GAGATCGCCAAGCACTTTGACCCCCAGGAGGAGGGCtatgaggtggtggaggaggccaTCTACACCATGACCGGAGTGGCCTGGTACATCAACGATATGAAGAGGAAGCATGAACACGCCGTCAGACTGCAg GAGGTGCAGTCGCTGCTCATCAACTGGAAGGGCCCTGACCTCACCACCTACGGTGAGCTGGTCCTGGAGGGCACCTTCAAGGTCCACCGCGCCAAGAACGAGCGCACGCTCTTCCTCTTCGACCGCATGCTCCTCATCACCAAGCGCCGCGGCGAACACTACGTCTACAAGACACACATCTCG tgttcTACCCTCATGCTGATTGAGAGTGCCAAGGACTCTCTGTGTTTCAGCGTCACACACTACAAGCATCCCAAGCAGCCTCACACAGTGCag GCCAGGACAGTGGAGGAGCGGAAGCTCTGGGCTCACCACATCAAGCGCCTCATCCTGGAGAACCACCAGGCCATCATACCACAGAAG gcTAAAGAGGCCATCCTGGAAATGGATTCCATGT ATTCCAAGTATCGCTACAGCCCGGACAGGATGAAGAAGGCCACTTCCTACCACTCAGAAGACTTCCCCAATGGCCGTCAAGGCCGACGCCAGTCTG AACCAACCAAGCAGATTCTGAAGAGCACCAAAG CTATTCTGAAG CACGCTGACAGTGAAGGTGCACTACCAGCCAGCATGCGGGCCATGAGGCCCGTGCAGCCTGCGGCAAGCATCAGCACTCTGGGCTCGAGCATAGGCGAGTCTGAGGCTGAGAGGCCTAGcatggaggacgaggaggaggaggaggaagaagaagaagaggaagaggactcCCTGGAGAGGCTGAGCCCCAGCGACTCCGAGGAGCCCGCATCGTCGTCGTCGTCCAGAGCGACCTCGCGCAAGCCTGGCGGTCTCAGCCGGGGCGAGGCGCTGGAACACGAGGACGTTTTTGAGGAGGGAAGTGACCCGGATGAGATAGTGATGGAGGACAACCAGGTAGCAGACTTTGCCAGCTCCATGCTGGAGGCCATTTCCTGTTGGCACACTAGAGCCCGGGCTTTGCTTTCCTTGGGGGGGACTACG gatgaggaggaggagggtaaaAGGGAGAATGGGCAGACAACGGGACAGGAGGAAACCCAGCAGACCACTACGGAGTCGTCCACTCCTGAACAG GCACCTGAAACTATTCTGCAAACTGAGAACTCCAACTCCCATTCAGATGTATCTGAAAAACCAGAGCAAGATCCTCCCATCCCACCAGTGTCGCCCCTCAAAAGTCCTAAGTCCAACCAGATCCCCCATAATACTCCCAAGCATAAAAGCCTCACAGGGGACTCCAAGGAAAGCACACCTGAGATGGTCCCCAGACAGGAAGAGAGCTCTGGACACTCCTCAGAGGAGGACGTAGGggtggatgaagaggaggatgaagaggaggaagaggaccaAGCTGCGGAGAACGAGTCCAGCATTCTGCCACCGTCTGTGCTTGGCCAGGCCAGCGCTATTGCGGAGCACTTTGTCAGCAGCACCcgcaggagcagcagcaccaTGGACGAGGTGCGCTCCCTGGGCTGCCCCTCCCCACGCATCCCAAGCCGGACCGGCAGCACGCTCAGCCTGGGAGGAGGGGACAACACCCAGGAGCTGACCCACTGGATGAACAACCACTGCTCCGAAGACCCCACGGTATCTGTGTCCCATGACACTGGAGCTGACGTGACCATGTTCTCTCCCCGAGAAGACAACGTGTTCGACGGCAGCTTCCGAAGACGGGACTCAACCCTATCCAAGAAAGACCAGCTGCTGATTGATAAGATCAAAGGCTACTATGAGAATGCTGACTACTTAGATGCTGGCTTCTGTATCAAGCGAAGGGAGAGCCTCACCTACATCCCGACTGGCCTCGTGCGCAGCTCTGTCACCAAGCTCAACAGCATTCCCAAGGATGATGCTGCAGAAAGGAAGTCCTCGGTCTCAAGCTCTGCAACTGCTCCAGATCTTTCACAAACCCTTTGCACCGAAAGGAGGGAGCGCATAGTGTCGAGTACGTCTTTCGACGCTCTGGACTTTGGCAAGAGGAGAGTGTCTGAAGATGGGAGCGAGGCGTCTCTGGACTCTTTTAGAGACAGAAGCAGGTGCCAAAGCCTGCGGGATGTAGGCATGCCGGACGATGAGTTCCGACCATCCTCAGAGATGATCAAGGTATGgcaggagatggagaaggaggttaCCAAGACTCAGGACGAACCCAGGGGAGCCCCTAGACGCAGAGAGGCCCACCGCCTCAGGGTAGCCAGCCCCAGCATGTCCCCTGGCAGGAAAGCCCTGTCGTTAAGAACAGCCCCCGAGAGCGACAGCGCAGAACCTTTGATGATCTTGGAGGAGTCTGACCTGAGCACCATTACGGAGGAGTCCAGCTCTCCTTCGCCCGTCAAAGGTCGGGGTATGGTTCTGGGCCACTCTTCGAGCTTGAGCAATTGTCTCCGTCCTCCTCCTTCCGAAGGTAGAGTCCTCAGGGCTCCAGTCCCAAGGGTGATCCAGCTGAGAGCAGAGGCCGAAATAGAGGTCCCAAAAGGGGAGCTGGAGCAGAATGATGGCGATGCAACCCAAAACAGCAAAGTCTTCCACTTGGCACGGAAGTACAGCCAGCGCATCAAGTGCACTAAACCGGTGGTCCTTCAGAGAAGCCAGGAAACAGAAGGGACACTGGGAAAGAGGAACCTTTTATGTGTGCTGGAGGAGAGACCAGAGAAGGAAGAAG GCAAACCCAACCTGACTCTGTCCTTGGACTTGTGTGGCTCAGTGAACCATCAGGacatgtcttccagagcacagcTTGGCTCCCCGAgtcccatccccacccccacctccctggGCAGTCCCAGGGTCCTCTCCCCGAGCCGGACTGCCTCCAAGAGCCCTCTGAGCCCCACGCCAGTGGAGGGCTTCAATTGGCCGGACGTGCGAGAGCTGCGCTCAAAATACACCCACCTAGATAAGGTGGCAAGCTCGCTGCTGCAGCCCCCAGTGGCACGCAGCCACTCCATCCCAGAGAAGATCCAGGATTGCAGGCCGCGAAGGCGCTCCAGCTGCTCCATACACCTGGTTCCCTCGGAAGCTGCAGCATCTAGGTCGTTCCCAAGCCAGGATCCCGAGGGCGCACTGGGAAGGCAGCATCGTACGGGGTCTCTGGATCAGAGGCTTAGCCACCTGCACTTGAACACGCTGCAGGACTTCCAGAGCAAGCCcccatgcagcagcagcagtgggtaCTACGTCTCCGGAGAAACCCCGCTGCCCAACGACAAGAAGCTGATCGTCGTCGAGAAAGTCAACATCACTCTGGAGCCAGTTGTCGTGGGGAAGGTTTATACAGAGACAGTTGCCATGGCCAGTCCACCACCACAGGTTGCAAAAGAACTACAGTGGTCGAGAGCGAAGGAGGACACGGACGATAGTTACGTCCAGATCCGCTCCCCCACTTCCCGAGAGAAGATCTCCATCATGGCGGTTATCGACCGCTGCCGCGCCTATCAGGAGTCCGAGGAGTACAGGCTGAGGGAGGAAATTGCAGCAAAGGCTGAGCAGCAGGCCGACAGGAGCAGCAAAGGAAAGGACGGTGACAAGCTAGTGCCTTCGAGTGACAAACTCGATGAGGCGCTAAAAACCGCCATCGACTCAGGCAGGAAAGCGGACATGAGTCAGCAGAACGTAGTGAAGAACCTCCGAGAGCGGTTTCTCAACCTGAGAtaa